The sequence cgtaacctttacaataaacaagtaagctatttataggcaaagactaagctagccgaatgggcaacttaatggctaagaattcagccatgaatatgctagaaatttctagaaagaaataattaatttgctgaaTGTGCATGAATGAAGAATTAAAAATCCGGTTCATGTTTgagatgatgcatggattgaccgaatcatcatgttgcttcactagatgcattcatgcgtccttagccttgaagaatctccataattccatgaatgtgcagccctttaatgatcctacatctcccttggctgaatgaggcattaatgtgcctaaaatacttgagcagtcatcttgaaaatgcatgaatcatgcatgaaacgtcccatgtactttcccccataaatatgatccatgaatcttcaaatacatgaactttcagcaactccctcttgcatgaacgtcccaaatgcatgtgctaatttaaatgccatccattgaacctcaattgtgcatgcacactcccatacattgcaccaatccgTTCATGAACCTGCAGCAAATAACATCAACAAGTTAAATGCATttcagacacattaaattagcagcatatgaactcaataatttgcacattaaattgaccatacatattaacaaattcagacatatttaaaacatcataattaattaagtatttaatttagatataattaaaacacttaattaattatttgtccagattttaacaaatcaattaacttaaaataaacaactaattcaactaaagataaattaaatggtttattttagcaaaataaatgcaaactaaagaaagctaaaaataagctcattgggttaaaattgagctgaattgatctcgaatgagtgacttgagctcaagtgagtGGAAATGAGCTAAGCAGAGCTCACcgagaagaaaatgaactaattcagctcgcatggatttgcaaacaatgcttacgagctggtccaaaagtgtgcccgaggcgtggtcgtatccTGAGGGATTAGGAATAGGTAAAGGTAAGTACATACCATGTGGTGAAACCTTGATTTTGCTTTCTTACATGTCACAGCGTTCACGATGGCGTTCAACGTCCGGCGCATCTTAGGCCAGAAAAGATGCTCTTTTAAGGTGTGTAACGTTTTAGTGACCCTAAAATGACCCATCAATCCACCTTCATGTGCTTCACGGATCAGTATATCACGCATTGAACCCTGTGGAATGCATAtcctattttctttgaaaagatatCCATCATGCCTGTAGAATTTTCCATCTGCACCTTTCTCACAAGCATTATACTTATCACAAAAATCATGATCATCAGAGTATAACTCTCGAATATATGCAAATCCAATCAAATGTGAATCAAGATAACTCAATAGTACATATCTGCGTGATAATGCATCAGCAACGACattatctttcccttttttgtatcgaatgacataaggaaaatattctaagaattcaacccatttagcatgttgtttgttcaatttatgATGACTGTGATATATCGTAAAGCCTCGTGGTCGATGTGGATCACAAACTCCTTAGGCAACAAGTAATCTTGCCATGTCTCCAATGCCCGAATCGATTGCATACATCTCTTTATCATAAACCGGATAATTCAATGTTGCTCCACTCGGTTTCTCGCTAAAATATGCAGCGGGCCTCTTTTTTCTGTATAGAAGCTGCGCCTATACCAActccagaagcatcacattcaatttcaaaagttttatcaaagtcaGGTAAGGCTAACACTGGTGCTTTTGTCAAACAATCCTTAATTTTTAGAAAggcatcttcttgttcttttccCCACAAGAAGCTGGAATTCTTCTTAATAATTCCGGTTAAGGGTGCGGTAATAGAACTGAAGTTAGGAACAAACCGtcgataaaaactagctaaaccatgaaaTGATCTATTACGAGTAATCGATGTCGATTCGTGGCCATTCtgaattgcctttattttctcatgATCAACTTCAACACCCTGTGCACTCACAATGTAACCAAGAAATGTAAGTCTGTCAGTACAAAACACACATTTCTCTACGTTACCATACAATCTTTCTTCTCTCAAAGTCTGCAATACAGCTCTCAGATGTTCTACGTGATCCTGCAAAGTCTTgctataaactaaaatgtcatcaaagtacacaacacaaaactttccaataaaagatcgcagaacatgattcattagtcgcataaaagtactaggtgcattacttaaaccaaaaggcatcactaaccattcatacaaacctagCTTTGTTTTGAAGGCATCTTCCATTAAATAGCCTTCTCGCATGCGAATCTGATGATATCCACTcttcaagtcaattttggagaagatgacgGCTCCGTAAAGCTCgtcaacatgtcatcaagtctaggaataggatgacgatacttaattgtaatttgattcaCACTCTACAATCTCGCACATCCTCCAAGACCCATCTTTCTTGGTACTAACAACACGGAACAGCACATGGACTCGGACTTTCTCGAATATAACCCTTGTCCATCAATTTCGCAACTTGCCTTTGAAGCTCTTTCGTCTCTTGAGGTTAGTACGATAAGTGGTCGATTTGGAATGGTAGCACCGGAATGAAATCAATCGGTGCTCAATGCCACGAAGAGGTGGTAATCCTTGATGTTTCTTTGAAACACATCCTCAAACTCTTGCAAAGGGACACAATCGATGCGGGCAAATCAGCAGGGAACTCAGCCAATAAATAAtgatctttaaatattaaaataaacaaggattGGTGAAAGGAAAGACATTTCCTGATTTCTCGACTGCTTGCATATAcgctcatctttttcttctcctttgcaacTTCCTTACTCTTTTTCAAGCTTGTTTGATCTTCAATTACTTGACTCGGTGTCAAAGGAGCCAAAGTAATCTTCTTACCTGCATGCATAAAAGAGTATCGATTTGTAAAACCATCATGCATTGCCCTCTTGTCATACTGCCAAGGGCGCCCCAAAAGAAGGTGAGTAGCATCCATCGACACAACATCACAAAGGACCTCGTCCTTGTAGTTTCCAATTGAAAATGGTACAACCACTTGTTTCGTCACTTTAAGTTCTCCACCGTCATTCAACCATTGCAACTTGTATGGATTCGGATGCTTTGTCGTCTTAAGACCTAATCTGTCAACCATCACTGAACTAGCAACATTAGTACAACTACCGCTATCAATAATCACAACACATACCTTATCTTGAATCTTGCATCGTGTGTGAAAGATAGTCTCACGTTGTTGCTCGTCTTGCACCTGTTGTACATTCAAACTATGTTTGACAACCATGATCTCCATAACTTGACCAGATTCAGCAACTTCTAGGttattctcttcatcttctttagtcgGGAGTTCATGTACATCTTCCTCAGAATCTGACTCGATCTCTCCATCTTCTCGCATCAACATAACCCTCCGATTAGGACACTGGCTAGCAACATGTCCTCTACCAAGGCACTTAAAGCACTGAATATCTCTTGATCGTTCTGGTGCCACCATTGGTTGTTTGCCACGTCCATTATCAGTAATGGGAGGCTTTGGTTTGCTGGATTCGCCTGGCTCTCGAATCCGTAATGGCGGTTGTGGTGCTTGTTTCCTGGCATTGTTAGGGGTGTATAAAGGATtcgaaaaagatttaaatggagTATTACCTCGAGTAGAAGCTTTTCTACGTTGTTGTCGCTCAATTTTGATCGCCATATGCCATGTCATCCAACTCAACATAATGTTGCATTTCAACAATGTTTGCTATTTCGAATTTAAACTGTTAAAAAACCGAGCCATAGTCGTCTCACGGTCCTCAACTATGTTTGCACGCATcaagtttaaaacaaataatgtaaataaaaattttaataaatattaggtgaaacatttaaaataaataaataatatatgtaaaagttaaaatgcataataataaaagaagagctttttaaaataataacaaataaattaattaataataattttaaaaaataaagaataataaattaattaaatgaaataggaCAAAATTGAAATCGGGACCAAAATTTGGGGTTTAAATCGCAAATAAAGAAAGAGGGTGGTTCGGGACTGAATTGGGATGTGCTTCAGAAGAAAGGGACTGAATGGGAAATATTCCCGGCCCTAAAGTGCATCATTTCACCAGGACCAAAGCGAAACAATCGCAAAACCCACGGGGTCAAATtagaaaatggaaaacaaagGGCAGAAGGGCCGAATTGAAAACGAACGACAAAGCGGAAGGACCCGCATCAGAAATATCCCATTAGACCCAAAGCGCCCGGATCCTTCCCTcaggtcgggtcaccgcgcgggtcaaagGCCcttaaacggcaccgttttaaaCCATTGAAACAGGGTCTAAATGACACCGTTTCAAGAATtagcattaaataaaaaaaacctaagaaaCCTTAAACATTTCTTCCTAGGCCGCATCAGAAAAAAAAGCCCCCCATCCAAACTCCGATTTGGGCGAAGTGGACGAGGGCTCCGTCGGCGCGCTTGTAAAGGTAAGATTAACCTTTCCTTCTTTCTGGCGCCACGACCTCGAGGACCCCTCCGACTCGATTTGAGACGGGCGAGCGGATCCCCGATGGTGCGCTTCTGGTAAGATCCCctcctttctcttttttcgTGTGTatatgaaaatgaagaacaaatcggaggaaaaaagaaaataaaaagggaaaaactaaaacaaactttcaaatttacctaaaacttttgatttctttcctttcttttgtatttcaatctcttttttttgtattgaatatgcgtaagaaaaaggaaaaagatccTTTACAAATTAAACGGCTTTATATAgcgaaataaaatagaaattctggtaatttttctaaattcgTGCTATTTTTCTCTGCTATTCTCCTTTTGCGTTTGTTGCATTTTCTGTTGCTTTTACGTTGTAGGTGTTTGTTGCATTGTTGCAAGTGTTGTACAAAGACGCGTGTACGGCGCTTGTGCTGTGGAGGCATGGGGAGAAGGAGGCACACGTGTGGGCAACGGTGGCTGAAAGCTTAGGGTTTTGGTCTCTAGGGTTTGTAGAAACTGATTGGGTCATTGGGCCCTATTGTAATtgggtttaatttattttgatttgtaatcTGGACTACTTTTGGACTGTTATAATTTCTGTTTggtttatacatatttttattacaggccgggcaaattgggcctattacagctgcccctctttgctcattatcgtgtaacgggaatggagcaaagactttaataAGGTCAAATTTGCACAGCCTGCGggatcttggtgctcttcttcaagtagcctcttTCCATCCTCTTGTATCTTGAGAGGTGTAAGAATTGGTGCTTGATCCACTCCACCATAGCGTCGGGGGAGCAGGATTGTAATTGcaactttaaaagaacaaaatttgctatctttagtcaagaagacttgatgcgatctgctttCTCGCAACttggagagataagatctattactttaatctgTTCACTA comes from Gossypium raimondii isolate GPD5lz unplaced genomic scaffold, ASM2569854v1 Contig00186, whole genome shotgun sequence and encodes:
- the LOC128037043 gene encoding uncharacterized protein LOC128037043; amino-acid sequence: MAIKIERQQRRKASTRGNTPFKSFSNPLYTPNNARKQAPQPPLRIREPGESSKPKPPITDNGRGKQPMVAPERSRDIQCFKCLGRGHVASQCPNRRVMLMREDGEIESDSEEDVHELPTKEDEENNLEVAESGQVMEIMVVKHSLNVQQVQDEQQRETIFHTRCKIQDKVCVVIIDSGSCTNVASSVMVDRLGLKTTKHPNPYKLQWLNDGGELKVTKQVVVPFSIGNYKDEVLCDVVSMDATHLLLGRPWQYDKRAMHDGFTNRYSFMHAGKKITLAPLTPSQVIEDQTSLKKSKEVAKEKKKMSVYASSREIRKFYSKTLQDHVEHLRAVLQTLREERLYGNVEKCVFCTDRLTFLGYIVSAQGVEVDHEKIKAIQNGHESTSITRNRSFHGLASFYRRFVPNFSSITAPLTGIIKKNSSFLWGKEQEDAFLKIKDCLTKAPVLALPDFDKTFEIECDASGVGKDNVVADALSRRYVLLSYLDSHLIGFAYIRELYSDDHDFCDKYNACEKGADGKFYRHDGYLFKENRICIPQGSMRDILIREAHEGGLMGHFRVTKTLHTLKEHLFWPKMRRTLNAIVNAVTCS